The following proteins come from a genomic window of Pseudomonas cichorii:
- a CDS encoding efflux RND transporter periplasmic adaptor subunit → MRYLQGLFFGLMGVVCVAQAQTPAEVDPLLDNAASAGAQPASATEARGVLRAQDQAVLASELAGRIVDLPLREGETFNKGDMLARFDCSAYQAQLNASQAASRGASEELAHNRQLASLNSVGRFEVARAEARVAETQAQSSVFQVQVKRCSVIAPYDGQVVERKVQRYESVSPGTPLLEIVDNRTLEIHLLVPSRWMGKLKAGQTFSFVPDETGKPLTATIKRFGARIDEGSQTLLLVAGLPKSEGLLAGMSGTARFPELK, encoded by the coding sequence ATGCGGTATTTGCAAGGTTTGTTTTTCGGGTTGATGGGTGTGGTGTGTGTCGCTCAGGCGCAAACGCCGGCCGAGGTTGATCCGTTGTTGGATAACGCTGCATCTGCAGGTGCCCAGCCTGCTTCTGCCACTGAGGCGCGAGGGGTGTTGCGGGCGCAGGATCAGGCGGTGCTTGCCAGTGAGCTGGCCGGGCGTATTGTTGATCTGCCGCTGCGCGAAGGTGAAACTTTCAATAAGGGCGATATGCTGGCGCGCTTCGACTGCTCGGCTTATCAGGCCCAGCTCAATGCCTCCCAGGCCGCCAGTCGCGGCGCCAGTGAAGAGCTGGCTCACAATCGGCAACTGGCTTCGCTCAATTCGGTAGGGCGTTTCGAGGTCGCACGTGCAGAAGCCCGTGTCGCCGAAACCCAGGCGCAATCCAGTGTCTTTCAGGTTCAGGTCAAACGTTGCAGCGTGATTGCGCCGTATGACGGGCAGGTCGTGGAGCGCAAGGTCCAGCGCTATGAAAGCGTTTCCCCCGGCACGCCGCTGCTGGAGATCGTCGATAACCGCACGCTGGAAATTCACCTTCTGGTCCCATCCCGCTGGATGGGCAAGCTCAAGGCCGGGCAGACGTTCAGTTTCGTGCCTGACGAAACCGGCAAGCCACTGACCGCCACTATCAAGCGCTTCGGTGCGCGAATCGATGAAGGCAGCCAGACCTTGCTGCTGGTGGCCGGTCTGCCAAAGTCCGAGGGCCTGTTGGCGGGCATGAGCGGAACCGCACGTTTCCCGGAGCTTAAGTGA
- a CDS encoding chemotaxis protein CheW, with the protein MSERTFQSSRLTTLTGLLLPLSDRSLLLPNVAVAELIDYQDCTAEPGAPEWYLGPISWRDLKLPLISFEAACGGRPRVGGRARIVVLNALGGRNEVRFIALLTQGIPRSFKVDSQLSYVDVPLAELELAAVQTGDSVARIPDLVALEQRVVDAGWLEPI; encoded by the coding sequence ATGTCTGAAAGAACCTTCCAGAGCAGCCGCCTCACCACCCTGACCGGGCTGCTCCTGCCCTTGAGCGACCGCTCCCTGCTGCTGCCCAATGTCGCGGTCGCGGAACTGATCGACTACCAGGACTGCACCGCCGAACCTGGCGCACCCGAGTGGTATCTGGGGCCGATCAGCTGGCGTGACCTGAAACTGCCCCTGATCAGCTTCGAAGCCGCCTGCGGCGGCCGACCTCGCGTTGGAGGCCGTGCGCGCATCGTCGTCCTCAACGCCTTGGGTGGGCGCAATGAAGTCCGCTTCATCGCCTTGCTGACCCAGGGTATTCCTCGCTCATTCAAGGTCGACAGCCAGTTGAGCTACGTGGACGTGCCCCTCGCCGAACTGGAACTGGCCGCCGTCCAGACCGGAGACAGCGTGGCCCGTATCCCCGACCTAGTGGCGCTTGAACAGCGAGTGGTGGATGCTGGGTGGCTTGAGCCGATTTAG
- a CDS encoding efflux RND transporter periplasmic adaptor subunit gives MNASVPGVVERVFAQFLDLERLTRAARTTDQLAYSLVNDGQPLFGFRHAALVIAGKVRAVTGVSVIDPNAPFVAFVEHAVAQLFKLEKAKPASVVAMESLSASVREDWQSLSAIHVFWLPLLDHKGEVFGGLWLARDKPWAAPEQVLLSQLGDTYSHAWLALEPRKPWRLRWSRKRQVLLVALALLSLLIPVRQSVLAPAEVVPLAGRVVAAPLDGVIAEFLIKPNQPVKTGDLLVRFENTTLKAQADVAERTLGVAEAELKANSQRAFADAESNSKVDLLAARVEQKRAERDYARELLKRSEVRAERDGIAVFADAQRWTGKPVQTGERLLEIADPSQAELRIELAVGDAIALEPDAEIALFLDSDPLHRHSARLERAAYEAQPTPGGQLAYRLDASFLDAPPRIGLRGTAKVFGERAPLALYLLRRPLAGLRQSVGL, from the coding sequence GTGAACGCTTCTGTACCTGGGGTGGTGGAGCGGGTCTTTGCCCAGTTCCTCGATCTTGAACGCCTGACCCGCGCAGCCCGCACGACCGATCAACTGGCTTACAGCCTTGTGAATGACGGTCAGCCATTGTTTGGCTTTCGCCATGCCGCGCTGGTGATTGCCGGCAAGGTGCGGGCGGTGACGGGCGTCAGCGTGATTGATCCCAATGCGCCCTTTGTCGCGTTCGTCGAGCATGCGGTCGCGCAGTTGTTCAAGCTGGAGAAGGCCAAGCCGGCCAGTGTTGTGGCGATGGAGTCGCTCAGCGCTTCGGTACGCGAAGACTGGCAAAGCCTGTCGGCCATCCATGTGTTCTGGCTGCCGTTGCTGGACCACAAGGGCGAAGTGTTCGGCGGCCTTTGGCTGGCCCGCGACAAACCCTGGGCTGCGCCCGAGCAGGTTCTGCTCTCGCAACTGGGTGATACCTACAGCCATGCGTGGCTGGCGTTGGAGCCGCGCAAGCCCTGGCGTCTGCGCTGGAGTCGCAAGCGTCAGGTGCTGCTGGTGGCTCTTGCGCTGCTGAGCCTGCTGATCCCGGTTCGCCAGTCGGTTCTGGCGCCCGCTGAAGTCGTGCCATTGGCCGGTCGTGTGGTGGCTGCGCCGCTGGACGGCGTGATTGCCGAATTTCTGATCAAACCCAACCAGCCCGTGAAGACCGGCGACCTGCTGGTGCGTTTTGAAAACACCACGCTCAAGGCTCAGGCTGACGTGGCCGAGCGCACCCTGGGTGTTGCCGAGGCCGAGCTGAAAGCCAACTCGCAGCGGGCGTTTGCCGATGCCGAGTCAAACTCGAAGGTCGATTTGCTGGCCGCTCGCGTCGAGCAGAAGCGCGCAGAGCGCGATTACGCACGTGAATTGCTCAAGCGCAGCGAGGTTCGTGCCGAGCGTGACGGTATCGCGGTCTTTGCCGATGCTCAGCGCTGGACAGGCAAACCGGTCCAGACCGGCGAACGCCTGCTGGAAATCGCTGATCCGTCCCAGGCCGAGCTGCGTATCGAACTGGCAGTGGGTGATGCCATTGCGCTTGAACCGGATGCGGAAATCGCTCTGTTTCTGGACAGCGATCCCTTGCATCGTCACTCCGCCCGCCTGGAGCGTGCGGCATATGAGGCTCAGCCGACTCCAGGTGGGCAACTGGCCTATCGCCTGGATGCCAGTTTCCTTGACGCGCCGCCGCGTATCGGTCTGCGTGGCACCGCCAAGGTTTTTGGCGAGCGAGCGCCCCTGGCGTTGTATCTGTTGCGCCGGCCTCTGGCAGGTCTGCGTCAGAGCGTAGGTCTGTAA
- a CDS encoding HlyD family efflux transporter periplasmic adaptor subunit, with product MALPSLRADLQLTSVAPALDGSPRWTLADPIRGRYFKLGAQAIRLLRHWSLGDPARVLQAANLEPGLPLGDDEVQELLIFLRSHDLIASTDPDQRASYAYKAAASRHGLWQMLLHQYLFFRIPLWRPDAFLNRAWPWLKRFGPSLLRYGLPVTLGLGVFLVARDWQRFIGTFPHLFSLGGALAFGAALFFAKLCHEFGHAFMAKRAGCRVQSMGVAFMVLLPLFYTDVSDAWRVNDRRARLLIGAGGVLAEMLLACIALLAWSLLPDGPARTAAFMLASATWLTTVVVNLNPFMRFDGYFLISDLWEVDNLQGRAFALCRWRLREALFGYGLPAPEPWTPTMQRRLLWWGYLSWLWRAVLFFGIALAVYHLFFKLLGIFLMLVELGWFIFLPIFKEARHWWANREQAHTPRVLLSGAGLLALILLLVVPWHSSVELPVMLEAGRVTALHAPVAARVRQVNVQDGQTVEQGAVLVELESPDVDSRQAIVRREIEILQLQIRRQAGRSETVADVGIIEQRLASAVAEYRGLAAQRERLLVRAPKAGQVRDLMPQLAPGRWVSTQTPLARIVEGGTRIRGYLAEDALWRIAPGDKGRFIADDPMRPSLQVELLDVDANGVSYLDQEALASDHHGPIAVRRDENQRAEPVQAQYGVRLKVLDDIEAPTQPLRGVAVLQGRSESLLGATWRRLAALGVRESGF from the coding sequence ATGGCGCTGCCCAGCCTGCGGGCGGATCTGCAACTCACTTCAGTGGCCCCGGCACTCGACGGGTCGCCGCGCTGGACGCTGGCCGATCCCATACGTGGCCGTTATTTCAAGCTGGGTGCCCAGGCTATTCGCCTGTTGCGGCATTGGTCGCTGGGTGATCCTGCGCGGGTGCTCCAGGCCGCCAACCTCGAGCCCGGTCTGCCGCTGGGCGATGACGAAGTGCAAGAGCTGCTGATCTTTCTTCGCAGCCATGACCTGATCGCTTCGACCGACCCGGACCAGCGCGCCAGCTATGCCTACAAGGCGGCTGCTTCGCGTCACGGCTTGTGGCAGATGTTGTTGCATCAATACCTGTTCTTCCGCATTCCCCTGTGGCGCCCGGATGCTTTTCTCAATAGGGCCTGGCCCTGGCTGAAGCGTTTTGGCCCCTCACTTCTGCGCTATGGCCTGCCGGTCACGTTGGGGCTCGGGGTGTTTCTGGTCGCACGTGACTGGCAGCGATTCATTGGAACCTTCCCGCATCTGTTCAGCCTCGGCGGCGCGTTGGCGTTTGGTGCGGCGCTGTTTTTCGCCAAACTCTGTCATGAGTTCGGCCATGCCTTCATGGCCAAGCGTGCCGGGTGTCGTGTGCAGAGCATGGGCGTTGCATTCATGGTGCTGCTGCCGCTGTTCTACACCGACGTCAGCGATGCCTGGCGAGTGAATGACCGGCGCGCCCGTTTGCTGATCGGCGCAGGTGGTGTCCTTGCCGAAATGCTCTTGGCCTGTATCGCTTTGCTGGCCTGGTCGCTGCTGCCTGACGGGCCGGCACGCACGGCTGCGTTCATGCTGGCCAGTGCGACCTGGCTGACGACGGTGGTGGTCAATCTCAATCCGTTCATGCGCTTCGATGGTTACTTTTTGATCAGTGACCTGTGGGAAGTGGATAACCTTCAGGGCCGGGCCTTTGCTCTGTGCCGCTGGCGCTTGCGCGAAGCCCTGTTCGGTTACGGCCTGCCAGCGCCCGAACCCTGGACGCCAACCATGCAGCGGCGTCTGCTGTGGTGGGGGTATCTGTCCTGGCTGTGGCGTGCGGTGCTGTTTTTCGGGATCGCGTTGGCGGTCTATCACCTGTTTTTCAAGTTGCTGGGGATCTTCCTGATGTTGGTGGAACTGGGCTGGTTCATCTTTCTGCCGATCTTCAAGGAAGCGCGTCACTGGTGGGCGAATCGCGAGCAGGCCCATACGCCGCGTGTGTTGCTCAGTGGCGCAGGGCTTCTGGCGCTGATATTGCTGCTGGTGGTGCCTTGGCATAGCAGTGTCGAGCTGCCGGTCATGCTGGAAGCGGGGAGGGTTACGGCACTGCATGCCCCGGTCGCCGCACGGGTCAGGCAGGTGAACGTGCAGGACGGCCAGACAGTGGAGCAGGGCGCAGTGTTGGTGGAACTGGAGTCGCCGGACGTCGATTCGCGCCAGGCCATCGTGCGTCGGGAAATCGAAATCCTGCAATTGCAGATACGTCGTCAGGCCGGGCGCAGCGAGACGGTGGCGGATGTGGGCATCATCGAGCAGCGTCTGGCCAGCGCCGTGGCGGAGTATCGCGGTCTGGCAGCCCAGCGTGAGCGCTTGCTGGTGCGTGCTCCAAAGGCCGGTCAGGTTCGCGATCTCATGCCGCAACTGGCTCCGGGCCGTTGGGTTTCGACCCAGACGCCACTGGCCCGTATCGTCGAGGGCGGCACGCGCATTCGGGGTTATCTGGCTGAAGATGCCTTGTGGCGTATCGCTCCGGGCGACAAGGGCCGTTTCATCGCTGACGACCCGATGCGCCCGTCGCTGCAGGTCGAGTTGCTGGATGTGGATGCCAATGGTGTGTCCTATCTGGATCAGGAAGCCCTGGCGTCCGATCACCACGGGCCGATTGCCGTGCGTCGTGACGAGAACCAGCGTGCGGAGCCTGTGCAGGCGCAATACGGTGTGCGTCTGAAAGTGCTGGATGATATCGAAGCACCCACTCAGCCGTTGCGCGGGGTTGCGGTGTTGCAAGGCCGAAGTGAATCGCTCTTGGGGGCAACCTGGCGCAGGTTGGCGGCCCTGGGGGTTCGTGAAAGCGGTTTCTGA